From Actinoplanes oblitus, a single genomic window includes:
- a CDS encoding GNAT family N-acetyltransferase yields the protein MGTVIRAQTADDIDAVAAVHVRSTRAGYAGIMPAGHLAALDPAVFAARRRSVLAESDRHTLVAERDGRIVGFVSFGPDREVATLGELYAIYVAPDAWGTEAGRLLFEAARDALRDRHYPEMRLWVLAANERARRFYERAGMTTDGVAVTHRAAAGIELPKLRYRRPL from the coding sequence GTGGGGACCGTGATCCGGGCACAGACCGCGGACGACATCGACGCGGTCGCCGCCGTGCACGTGCGCAGCACCCGGGCCGGCTATGCCGGCATCATGCCGGCCGGGCACCTCGCGGCCCTGGACCCGGCGGTCTTCGCCGCCCGGCGCCGCAGCGTGCTGGCCGAGAGCGACCGGCACACCCTGGTGGCCGAGCGGGACGGGCGGATCGTCGGCTTCGTCAGCTTCGGGCCGGACCGGGAGGTGGCGACGCTCGGCGAGCTCTACGCGATCTACGTGGCACCGGATGCGTGGGGCACCGAGGCGGGCCGGCTGCTCTTCGAGGCCGCGCGGGACGCGCTGCGGGACCGGCACTACCCGGAGATGCGGTTGTGGGTGCTGGCCGCGAACGAGCGGGCCCGGCGGTTCTACGAGCGGGCCGGGATGACCACCGACGGGGTGGCCGTGACACACCGCGCGGCGGCCGGGATCGAGCTGCCGAAGCTGCGCTACCGGCGTCCTCTGTAG
- a CDS encoding polyribonucleotide nucleotidyltransferase, with product MTEQTALGTESRTAVIDNGSFGTREIVFSTGRLAQQAAGSVIVQLGDTTVLSATTASKAPKEHFDFFPLTVDVEERMYAAGRIPGSFFRREGRPSEDAILTCRLIDRPLRPSFTKGLRNEVQVVETVLALDPAHPYDVVAMNAASMSTKLSGLPFSGPVGSTRVAHIDGQWVAFPTIEELERATFDMVVAGRVTAEGDVAIMMVEAEATPQAVKLIAAGAVAPTEEIVASGLEAAKPAIRELCRAQSELADVAAKPVAEFPVFLDYQDDVLAAVSDAVRGETAEALKIAGKQEREEALDLVKAKAHELLGERFEGREKEISAAFRSITKSEVRQRVLREQIRIDGRGPRDIRPLTAQIGVLPRVHGSALFERGETQILGVTTLNMLRMEQALDTLAPEKTKRYMHNYNFPPYSTGETGRVGSPKRREIGHGALAERALVPVLPSREEFPYAIRQVSEALGSNGSTSMGSVCASTLSLLAAGVPLKAPVAGIAMGLISDEVDGKTQYIALTDILGAEDAFGDMDFKVAGTSEFVTALQLDTKLDGIPSDVLAGALQQAHEARATILGVMTAAIEAPAAMSEHAPRVTTVKIPVDKIGMVIGPKGQTINAIQDETGADISIEDDGTIYVGATNGPAAEAAVERINAIANPTLPKMGDKFLGTVVKTAAFGAFISLLPGRDGLLHISKVGDGKRVDKVEDFLNVGDKVEVQIADIDARGKIYLDKVRPEGEEAPAAAPAAADAEGKPREERAPRENREGGGEPRRRRSRPSGDRGERRD from the coding sequence TTGACAGAGCAGACCGCTCTTGGCACCGAATCTCGCACCGCCGTCATCGACAACGGGTCGTTCGGCACCCGCGAGATCGTCTTCTCCACCGGCCGGCTGGCCCAGCAGGCCGCCGGTTCCGTGATCGTCCAGCTGGGCGACACCACAGTTCTCTCCGCCACCACGGCGAGCAAGGCGCCGAAGGAGCACTTCGACTTCTTCCCGCTGACCGTCGACGTCGAGGAGCGGATGTACGCCGCGGGCCGCATCCCCGGCTCGTTCTTCCGGCGCGAGGGCCGTCCCAGCGAGGACGCCATCCTCACCTGCCGGCTGATCGACCGGCCGCTGCGCCCGTCGTTCACCAAGGGCCTGCGCAACGAGGTCCAGGTCGTCGAGACCGTGCTGGCCCTCGACCCCGCGCACCCGTACGACGTCGTCGCGATGAACGCCGCGTCGATGTCCACCAAGCTCTCCGGCCTGCCGTTCAGCGGCCCGGTCGGCTCGACCCGGGTCGCGCACATCGACGGCCAGTGGGTGGCCTTCCCGACCATCGAGGAGCTGGAGCGGGCCACCTTCGACATGGTGGTCGCCGGTCGCGTCACCGCCGAGGGCGACGTCGCGATCATGATGGTCGAGGCCGAGGCCACCCCGCAGGCGGTCAAGCTGATCGCGGCCGGTGCCGTCGCGCCGACCGAGGAGATCGTGGCCAGCGGCCTGGAGGCCGCCAAGCCGGCGATCCGCGAGCTCTGCCGCGCGCAGAGCGAGCTGGCCGACGTCGCCGCCAAGCCGGTCGCCGAGTTCCCGGTCTTCCTGGACTACCAGGACGACGTGCTCGCGGCGGTCAGCGACGCGGTCCGCGGCGAGACCGCCGAGGCCCTGAAGATCGCCGGCAAGCAGGAGCGCGAGGAAGCCCTCGACCTGGTCAAGGCGAAGGCGCACGAGCTGCTCGGCGAGCGGTTCGAGGGCCGGGAGAAGGAGATCAGCGCGGCGTTCCGCTCGATCACCAAGTCCGAGGTCCGGCAGCGGGTGCTGCGCGAGCAGATCCGCATCGACGGCCGCGGCCCGCGGGACATCCGCCCGCTGACCGCGCAGATCGGCGTGCTGCCGCGGGTGCACGGCTCGGCGCTGTTCGAGCGTGGCGAGACCCAGATCCTGGGCGTCACCACGCTGAACATGCTGCGCATGGAGCAGGCGCTGGACACTCTCGCCCCCGAGAAGACCAAGCGCTACATGCACAACTACAACTTCCCGCCGTACTCGACCGGTGAGACCGGCCGGGTGGGCTCGCCGAAGCGGCGTGAGATCGGCCACGGTGCGCTGGCCGAGCGCGCGCTGGTCCCGGTGCTGCCCTCGCGCGAGGAGTTCCCGTACGCGATCCGCCAGGTCTCCGAGGCCCTCGGTTCCAACGGCTCCACCTCGATGGGCTCGGTCTGCGCCTCGACGCTGTCCCTGCTCGCCGCCGGTGTGCCGCTGAAGGCGCCGGTCGCCGGCATCGCGATGGGCCTGATCTCCGACGAGGTCGACGGCAAGACGCAGTACATCGCGCTGACCGACATCCTGGGCGCCGAGGACGCGTTCGGCGACATGGACTTCAAGGTCGCCGGCACCAGCGAGTTCGTCACCGCCCTGCAGCTGGACACCAAGCTCGACGGCATCCCGTCGGACGTGCTGGCCGGCGCGCTGCAGCAGGCGCACGAGGCCCGGGCGACCATCCTGGGCGTGATGACCGCCGCGATCGAGGCCCCGGCCGCGATGAGCGAGCACGCCCCGCGGGTCACCACCGTGAAGATCCCGGTCGACAAGATCGGCATGGTGATCGGCCCCAAGGGTCAGACCATCAACGCGATCCAGGACGAGACCGGCGCCGACATCTCCATCGAGGACGACGGCACGATCTACGTCGGCGCGACCAACGGTCCGGCCGCCGAGGCCGCGGTCGAGCGGATCAACGCGATCGCCAACCCGACCCTGCCGAAGATGGGCGACAAGTTCCTCGGCACCGTGGTGAAGACGGCCGCGTTCGGCGCGTTCATCTCGCTGCTGCCCGGCCGCGACGGCCTGCTGCACATCTCCAAGGTGGGCGACGGCAAGCGGGTCGACAAGGTCGAGGACTTCCTCAACGTCGGCGACAAGGTCGAGGTCCAGATCGCGGACATCGACGCGCGCGGCAAGATCTACCTGGACAAGGTCCGCCCGGAGGGCGAGGAGGCCCCGGCCGCCGCGCCGGCCGCCGCCGACGCCGAGGGCAAGCCGCGCGAGGAGCGCGCCCCCCGGGAGAACCGGGAGGGTGGCGGCGAGCCCCGTCGCCGCCGGTCCCGGCCGTCCGGTGACCGTGGCGAGCGCCGCGACTAA
- the dapA gene encoding 4-hydroxy-tetrahydrodipicolinate synthase — protein sequence MTHDPRPFGRLLTAMVTPFTPDGSLDTEGAARLAVHLVDEQRNDALVISGTTGESPTTTDAEKETLLRAVVEAVGDRAKVIAGVGTNNTAHTIELAHAAEKAGAHGLLVVTPYYNKPPQAGVLRHFLAVADASGLPIMAYDIPHRAGTAIATETLVRLAEHERIVAVKDAKGDLIASSWVLSRTDLAFYSGDDAATLPLLSIGGVGLVGTSSHFTGVLAKSLIEAYESGDTATALRLHRQALPLFTGIFRSPGTILVKAGLNASGLPAGPVRSPLVDASDDELNQLRQDAAAAGIVL from the coding sequence ATGACGCACGACCCGCGGCCCTTCGGCCGGCTGCTGACCGCCATGGTGACACCGTTCACCCCGGACGGCTCCCTGGACACCGAGGGCGCGGCCCGCCTGGCCGTCCACCTCGTCGACGAGCAGCGCAACGACGCGCTCGTGATCAGCGGCACCACCGGCGAGTCCCCGACCACGACCGACGCGGAGAAGGAGACGCTCCTGCGGGCCGTGGTGGAGGCCGTCGGCGACCGGGCCAAGGTGATCGCCGGGGTCGGCACCAACAACACCGCGCACACCATCGAGCTGGCGCACGCCGCGGAGAAAGCCGGCGCGCACGGCCTGCTGGTCGTGACGCCGTATTACAACAAGCCCCCGCAGGCCGGCGTGCTGCGGCACTTCCTGGCGGTGGCCGACGCGTCCGGCCTGCCGATCATGGCCTACGACATCCCGCACCGGGCCGGCACGGCGATCGCCACCGAGACTCTGGTGCGGCTGGCCGAGCACGAGCGGATCGTCGCGGTCAAGGACGCCAAGGGTGACCTGATCGCCAGCTCGTGGGTGCTCAGCCGGACCGACCTGGCGTTCTACTCCGGCGACGACGCGGCCACCCTGCCGCTGCTGTCGATCGGCGGCGTCGGCCTGGTCGGCACCTCCTCGCACTTCACCGGTGTGCTGGCGAAAAGCCTGATCGAGGCGTACGAGTCCGGTGACACGGCCACCGCGCTGCGCCTGCACCGCCAGGCTTTGCCGCTGTTCACCGGCATCTTCCGGTCCCCGGGGACGATCCTGGTGAAGGCCGGGCTGAACGCGTCCGGACTGCCCGCCGGCCCGGTCCGGTCCCCACTGGTCGACGCGAGCGACGACGAGTTGAACCAACTTCGCCAGGACGCCGCCGCGGCCGGCATCGTGCTCTGA
- a CDS encoding bifunctional riboflavin kinase/FAD synthetase: MQRWRGLESVPSGWGRSVVTIGVFDGVHRGHQAIIGHAVKRARDMGLQSVVLTFDPHPAEVVRPGSHPAVLTEPVRKAELIEQLGVDALCVVPFTPAFSQLDPNEFVHDVLVEKLHAADVVVGDNFRFGHRAAGDVTLLESLGRTFGFTVEEAPLVSADGVVFSSTYIRSCVDAGDVHAAAAALGRSHRLSGVVIRGDQRGRELGFPTANLMTHRYAAVPADGVYAAWLTRGGENAGRWPASVSIGTNPTFSGRERRVEAYALDFSGDLYGERVSLDFVAHLREQRKYDAIEPLVAQIRADVEETRVLLR, encoded by the coding sequence ATGCAGCGGTGGCGGGGATTGGAGTCGGTTCCCAGTGGCTGGGGCCGGTCCGTTGTGACCATCGGCGTCTTCGACGGCGTGCACCGCGGCCACCAGGCGATCATCGGGCACGCGGTGAAGCGGGCCCGGGACATGGGCCTGCAGTCGGTGGTGCTGACCTTCGATCCGCATCCGGCCGAGGTGGTCCGGCCGGGCTCGCACCCGGCGGTGCTCACCGAGCCGGTGCGCAAGGCGGAGCTGATCGAGCAGCTCGGGGTGGACGCGCTCTGCGTGGTCCCGTTCACCCCGGCGTTCTCCCAGCTCGATCCGAACGAGTTCGTGCACGACGTGCTGGTGGAGAAACTGCACGCGGCGGACGTGGTGGTCGGTGACAACTTCCGGTTCGGGCACCGGGCGGCGGGTGACGTGACGCTGCTGGAGAGCCTGGGGCGGACGTTCGGCTTCACCGTCGAGGAGGCACCGCTGGTCTCGGCGGACGGGGTGGTGTTCAGCTCGACGTACATCCGCAGTTGTGTCGACGCCGGGGACGTGCACGCGGCGGCCGCGGCGCTGGGCCGGTCGCACCGGCTCTCCGGCGTGGTGATCCGGGGCGACCAGCGCGGGCGCGAGCTGGGTTTCCCGACCGCCAATCTGATGACCCATCGCTACGCGGCGGTGCCGGCCGACGGCGTCTATGCCGCGTGGCTCACCCGGGGCGGGGAGAATGCCGGCCGCTGGCCGGCGAGTGTTTCGATCGGCACCAATCCGACGTTCTCCGGCAGGGAGCGCCGAGTGGAGGCGTACGCCCTCGACTTCTCGGGTGACCTGTATGGCGAAAGGGTCAGCCTCGACTTCGTTGCGCACCTCCGTGAACAGCGGAAATACGATGCCATCGAGCCGTTGGTCGCGCAGATCCGGGCCGACGTGGAAGAGACCCGGGTGTTGCTCCGGTAA
- a CDS encoding phosphatase PAP2 family protein has product MLVWGVVFAVGVYFVGVPTSDPLIAFGWLWLATIAWRNHEPWRTHLLFLRDWLPIALLLVVYNVSRSWADDFFAPHVTPLIDADKAMFGWLTGGQVPTTWLQQHLYHPGETPWWLAVVTLIYVSHFLTVPTIAVILWVRARAPWARFMRRWFTLCVFGLATYFLFPAAPPWWAHEHGHLTEPVARISTNGWDVLGLHGAGNTLNALQVEQSNPVAAMPSLHTAWAMMAVAFFLPMVRKRWWPLLLAYPLAMTFTLVYTGEHYMIDVLVGWLYVAAVFLIVGWAERRWAARLGSPGDS; this is encoded by the coding sequence ATGCTGGTCTGGGGGGTGGTCTTCGCCGTCGGGGTGTACTTCGTCGGCGTGCCGACCAGTGACCCGCTGATCGCGTTCGGCTGGCTGTGGCTGGCCACCATCGCCTGGCGCAACCACGAACCGTGGCGGACCCACCTGCTCTTCCTGCGCGACTGGCTGCCGATCGCCCTGCTGCTGGTGGTCTACAACGTCTCGCGCAGCTGGGCCGACGACTTCTTCGCCCCGCACGTGACCCCGCTGATCGACGCCGACAAGGCGATGTTCGGCTGGCTGACCGGCGGCCAGGTGCCGACCACCTGGCTGCAGCAGCACCTCTACCACCCCGGCGAGACGCCGTGGTGGCTCGCGGTGGTCACGCTGATCTACGTCTCGCACTTCCTGACCGTGCCGACCATCGCGGTGATCCTCTGGGTGCGCGCCCGGGCGCCGTGGGCCCGGTTCATGCGCCGCTGGTTCACCCTGTGCGTGTTCGGCCTGGCCACCTACTTCCTCTTCCCGGCCGCCCCGCCGTGGTGGGCGCACGAGCACGGTCACCTGACCGAGCCGGTGGCCCGCATCTCCACCAACGGCTGGGACGTGCTCGGTCTGCACGGCGCCGGCAACACGCTGAACGCGCTGCAGGTCGAGCAGTCCAACCCGGTCGCCGCGATGCCGTCGCTGCACACCGCGTGGGCGATGATGGCCGTCGCGTTCTTCCTGCCGATGGTGCGCAAGCGCTGGTGGCCGCTGCTGCTGGCGTACCCGCTGGCGATGACCTTCACGCTGGTCTACACCGGTGAGCACTACATGATCGACGTACTGGTCGGCTGGCTCTACGTGGCGGCGGTGTTCCTCATCGTGGGCTGGGCCGAGCGCCGGTGGGCGGCTAGGTTAGGTTCACCGGGTGACTCTTGA
- a CDS encoding DUF2752 domain-containing protein, translating to MSTALPPWLESQPTQGPQVPPDWPAYRAYQPAHPDRLTRFFDRLATRSPAWLAPLAVLACMGGAVGYTLLTDPTRAEAGAEPTCLLKYVTGFVCPGCGGTRAAWFLLHGDLPAAARHHAVFVFAVPFLLYMYLSWAGRKLFGWRIRQLTISPAVMITFMAVWGVWSILRNLPWAPFTAFYV from the coding sequence ATGAGCACCGCCCTCCCGCCCTGGCTGGAGAGCCAGCCGACGCAGGGCCCGCAGGTGCCCCCGGACTGGCCGGCCTATCGGGCCTACCAGCCCGCCCACCCGGACCGGCTGACCCGTTTCTTCGACCGGCTGGCCACCCGCTCGCCGGCCTGGCTCGCCCCGCTGGCCGTGCTGGCCTGCATGGGCGGCGCGGTGGGTTACACCCTGCTCACCGACCCGACCCGGGCCGAGGCCGGCGCCGAGCCCACCTGCCTGCTGAAATATGTCACCGGTTTCGTCTGCCCGGGCTGCGGCGGCACCCGCGCCGCGTGGTTCCTGCTGCACGGCGACCTGCCGGCGGCCGCCCGGCACCACGCCGTCTTCGTCTTCGCGGTGCCGTTCCTGCTGTACATGTACCTGTCCTGGGCCGGCCGCAAGCTCTTCGGGTGGCGGATCCGGCAACTCACGATCAGTCCGGCCGTCATGATCACATTCATGGCGGTCTGGGGCGTCTGGAGCATCCTGCGTAACCTCCCCTGGGCCCCGTTCACCGCTTTCTACGTGTGA
- a CDS encoding GNAT family N-acetyltransferase: MALGFVRTARPEDAPEIARIQLTTWRSAYRRMFPAHVLAQLDEGMLAAGWAEAVTAPPSPRHRVLIAVEQGETAEHVVGFAAAGPADEQALAPEEPPLPPSVAAVTDLLVEPRWGRRGHGSRLLAAAVDLWREDGFTSAVAWAYDSDAVMRKFLGSAGWEPDGAGRALDVEDLLVPQLRLHVDLTPVSV; the protein is encoded by the coding sequence ATGGCTCTCGGCTTCGTCCGTACCGCGCGTCCCGAGGACGCCCCGGAGATCGCTCGCATCCAGCTGACCACCTGGCGCAGCGCGTATCGGCGCATGTTCCCGGCGCACGTGCTGGCCCAGCTCGACGAGGGGATGCTCGCCGCGGGCTGGGCCGAGGCGGTCACCGCCCCGCCGTCGCCGCGGCACCGGGTGCTGATCGCTGTCGAGCAGGGGGAGACCGCCGAGCACGTGGTCGGCTTCGCGGCCGCCGGGCCGGCCGACGAGCAGGCCCTGGCACCCGAGGAGCCGCCGCTGCCGCCCTCGGTCGCGGCGGTCACCGACCTGCTGGTCGAGCCGCGCTGGGGTCGCCGCGGGCACGGCAGCCGGCTGCTCGCCGCCGCCGTCGACCTGTGGCGCGAGGACGGCTTCACCTCGGCCGTGGCCTGGGCTTACGACTCGGACGCGGTGATGCGGAAGTTCCTGGGATCGGCGGGCTGGGAGCCGGACGGCGCGGGCCGCGCCCTGGACGTCGAGGACCTGCTGGTCCCCCAGTTGCGCCTGCACGTCGACCTCACCCCGGTGAGCGTCTGA
- a CDS encoding M16 family metallopeptidase: MKKTVLPSGLRIITEAIPTTRSAALGVWVGIGSRDETPAMSGASHFLEHLLFKGTHKRTALEISAQIEAVGGETNAFTTKEYTCYYARVLDADLPLAVDVLVDAVADSILDPADVETERGVILEEIAMHEDEPGDEVHDVFAEAIYGNHPLGRLISGSPESVTPMTRNQINNFYRKRYQPPEIVIAAAGNLDHATVVRLVRKALAGSPLDTGTAAPAGPRDGDKRVRVQKAHTVVLHRDTEQAHIVLGGPGLSRYDERRFAMGVLNNILGGGMSSRLFQEIREKRGLAYSVYSYAAQYADSGLFGVYAGCAPGKAGEVLDLIRTELARVAESGITAEELVRGKGMVKGSYVLGLEDTGSRMSRLAKSELLHGHLMGVDELLGRVDAVTVADVGRVAADLLAHRHSLAVVGPFDEGAFPPG, translated from the coding sequence GTGAAGAAGACCGTCCTGCCCAGCGGCCTGCGCATCATCACCGAGGCGATCCCGACCACCCGCAGCGCCGCGTTGGGCGTCTGGGTCGGTATCGGTTCCCGGGACGAGACCCCGGCCATGTCCGGCGCCTCGCACTTCCTGGAGCACCTGCTCTTCAAGGGCACCCACAAGCGCACCGCGCTGGAGATCTCCGCGCAGATCGAGGCGGTGGGCGGCGAGACCAACGCCTTCACCACCAAGGAATACACCTGCTACTACGCGCGGGTGCTCGACGCCGACCTGCCGCTCGCGGTGGACGTGCTGGTGGACGCGGTGGCCGACTCGATCCTCGACCCGGCGGACGTGGAGACCGAACGTGGCGTGATCCTCGAGGAGATCGCCATGCACGAGGACGAGCCGGGCGACGAGGTGCACGACGTCTTCGCCGAGGCGATCTACGGCAACCACCCGCTGGGCCGGCTGATCTCGGGCAGCCCGGAGTCGGTCACCCCGATGACCCGGAACCAGATCAACAACTTCTACCGGAAGCGGTACCAGCCGCCGGAGATCGTGATCGCGGCGGCCGGCAACCTGGACCACGCCACGGTGGTCCGGCTGGTGCGCAAGGCGCTGGCCGGCAGCCCGCTGGACACCGGTACCGCCGCGCCCGCCGGGCCGCGGGACGGCGACAAGCGGGTCCGGGTGCAGAAAGCGCACACCGTGGTGCTGCACCGGGACACCGAGCAGGCGCACATCGTGCTCGGCGGTCCCGGCCTGAGCCGGTACGACGAACGCCGCTTCGCCATGGGCGTGCTCAACAACATCCTCGGCGGCGGCATGTCCAGCCGTCTCTTCCAGGAGATCCGGGAGAAGCGGGGCCTGGCCTACTCGGTGTACTCGTACGCCGCCCAGTACGCCGACTCCGGCCTGTTCGGCGTCTACGCCGGCTGTGCCCCGGGCAAGGCCGGCGAGGTGCTCGACCTGATCCGCACCGAGCTCGCACGGGTGGCGGAGAGCGGGATCACCGCCGAGGAACTGGTCCGGGGCAAGGGCATGGTCAAGGGGTCGTACGTCCTGGGCCTGGAGGACACCGGCTCCCGGATGAGCCGGCTGGCCAAGTCGGAGCTGCTGCACGGCCATCTCATGGGCGTGGACGAGCTGCTCGGCCGGGTGGACGCGGTGACCGTCGCCGATGTCGGCCGGGTCGCCGCCGACCTCCTCGCACATCGACACTCCCTGGCAGTGGTGGGGCCGTTCGACGAGGGCGCGTTTCCCCCTGGTTAA
- a CDS encoding winged helix-turn-helix domain-containing protein has translation MTSLETLSVAQARRVTLAAQGFTDPKPGGATDLRHLRRVLRRLHLIQMDSVNVLRRAHFMPLYSRLGPYPPALLERAAYRKPRELFEFWGHEASLIRVDLQPLFRWRMAKAHELAWGGMRRVAAEQPDLVAWVLDEVRGRGPLTAAEIEHDVPRRKDHWGWNWSVVKQALEWLFYTGQVSAAERTTSFARRYDLTERVLPAAIVDAPTPEPADAFRALVELSARALGVAAEPELRDYFRLPTRECRAAIAELVEAGVLRPVAVPGWKPVAYLHHEAKLPRRVDVATLISPFDPLIWQRERTERLFDMTYRIEIYVPKPQRLYGYYVLPFLLGDRFAARLDLKANRQTGVLEVPAAWLEPSADQDETAEALAAELRRLAGWLGLDTIAAPAAGDFAGPLTAALKAP, from the coding sequence ATGACCAGTCTCGAGACGCTCTCCGTCGCCCAGGCCCGCCGGGTCACCCTGGCCGCGCAGGGTTTCACCGATCCCAAGCCGGGCGGCGCCACCGACCTGCGCCACCTGCGCCGGGTGCTGCGCCGCCTGCACCTGATCCAGATGGACTCGGTGAACGTGTTGCGTCGCGCCCACTTCATGCCGCTCTACAGCCGCCTCGGCCCCTACCCGCCGGCCCTGCTGGAGCGCGCGGCCTATCGCAAGCCCCGGGAGCTGTTCGAGTTCTGGGGCCACGAGGCCTCGCTGATCCGGGTCGACCTGCAGCCGCTTTTCCGCTGGCGGATGGCCAAGGCGCACGAGCTGGCCTGGGGCGGCATGCGCCGGGTCGCCGCCGAGCAGCCCGACCTGGTGGCCTGGGTGCTCGACGAGGTCCGCGGCCGGGGTCCGCTCACCGCGGCCGAGATCGAGCACGACGTGCCGCGCCGCAAGGACCACTGGGGGTGGAACTGGTCGGTGGTCAAGCAGGCGCTGGAGTGGTTGTTCTACACCGGCCAGGTGAGCGCCGCGGAGCGCACCACCTCCTTCGCCAGGCGTTACGACCTGACCGAGCGGGTGCTGCCGGCCGCCATCGTCGACGCGCCCACCCCGGAGCCGGCGGATGCCTTCCGCGCCCTGGTCGAGCTCTCCGCGCGGGCACTGGGCGTGGCCGCCGAGCCGGAGCTGCGCGACTATTTCCGGCTGCCGACCAGGGAGTGCCGCGCCGCCATCGCCGAGCTGGTCGAGGCGGGTGTGCTGCGCCCGGTGGCCGTCCCCGGCTGGAAACCGGTGGCCTACCTGCACCACGAGGCGAAACTGCCGCGCCGGGTCGACGTGGCCACCCTGATCAGCCCGTTCGATCCGTTGATCTGGCAGCGGGAGCGCACCGAGCGGCTCTTCGACATGACGTACCGGATCGAGATCTACGTGCCCAAGCCGCAGCGGCTCTACGGCTACTACGTGCTGCCGTTCCTGCTCGGCGACCGGTTCGCCGCCCGCCTCGACCTCAAGGCGAACCGGCAGACCGGGGTGCTGGAGGTGCCGGCCGCCTGGCTGGAGCCGTCCGCCGACCAGGACGAGACCGCCGAGGCGCTGGCCGCCGAGCTGCGCCGGCTGGCCGGCTGGCTGGGGCTGGACACCATCGCGGCCCCGGCGGCGGGTGACTTCGCCGGCCCGCTGACAGCGGCGTTGAAAGCGCCCTGA
- the dapB gene encoding 4-hydroxy-tetrahydrodipicolinate reductase: protein MGLEVCKAVDAASDLDLVALLDHDDTRASAVEAGARVLVDFTNPTVVMENLRWAIEQGLNVVVGTSGFTSERLDQVRGWLAAKPGVGVVIAPNFGIGAVLMMQFAARAARYFESVEIIEQHHPRKLDAPSGTAMHTARLIAEARKAANCPPMPDATEDEFAGARGSDIEGVRIHAVRASGLVAHQEVLFGTAGETLTIRHDSLDRSSFMPGVLLAIREVVKRPGLTLGLDELLD from the coding sequence ATGGGCCTCGAGGTGTGCAAGGCGGTCGACGCCGCTTCCGATCTCGACCTGGTCGCGCTGCTCGACCACGACGACACCCGCGCCTCCGCGGTCGAGGCCGGTGCCCGGGTGCTGGTCGACTTCACCAACCCCACGGTGGTGATGGAGAACCTGCGCTGGGCGATCGAGCAGGGCCTCAACGTGGTGGTCGGCACCTCCGGTTTCACCTCGGAGCGGCTCGACCAGGTCCGCGGCTGGCTGGCCGCCAAGCCCGGGGTCGGCGTCGTGATCGCGCCGAACTTCGGGATCGGCGCCGTCCTGATGATGCAGTTCGCCGCCCGCGCCGCCCGGTACTTCGAGTCGGTGGAGATCATCGAGCAGCACCACCCGCGCAAGCTGGACGCGCCCAGCGGCACCGCGATGCACACCGCGCGGCTGATCGCCGAGGCCCGCAAGGCGGCGAACTGCCCGCCGATGCCGGACGCCACCGAGGACGAGTTCGCCGGCGCCCGCGGCTCCGACATCGAGGGCGTGCGGATCCACGCGGTGCGCGCGTCCGGCCTGGTGGCGCACCAGGAGGTGCTGTTCGGCACGGCGGGCGAGACACTCACCATCCGGCACGATTCGCTGGACCGCTCGTCGTTCATGCCGGGCGTGCTGCTGGCGATCCGCGAGGTGGTCAAGCGGCCCGGCCTGACCCTCGGCCTCGACGAGCTGCTCGACTGA
- the rpsO gene encoding 30S ribosomal protein S15 — MALDQETKNKIMSEYATKEGDTGSPEVQVAMLTKRIADLTEHLKQHKHDHHSRRGLLLLVGQRRRLLNYVQKKDIARYRTLIERLGLRR; from the coding sequence ATGGCGCTCGATCAAGAGACCAAGAACAAGATCATGAGCGAGTACGCGACCAAGGAGGGCGACACCGGTTCGCCCGAGGTCCAGGTCGCGATGCTCACCAAGCGGATCGCCGATCTGACCGAGCACCTCAAGCAGCACAAGCACGACCACCACAGCCGTCGTGGTCTGCTGCTGCTCGTCGGTCAGCGCCGCCGCCTCCTGAACTACGTGCAGAAGAAGGACATCGCCCGCTACCGGACGCTCATCGAGCGTCTCGGCCTGCGCCGATAG